The Rissa tridactyla isolate bRisTri1 chromosome 6, bRisTri1.patW.cur.20221130, whole genome shotgun sequence DNA segment GGCCCGCGCCGCCCTGGCCGGCCGCAGCTTTTCCTCGCCGCATGGGGAGCTGGACGCCCACCGGCTCCGCCAGGCCCTGGAGAAGGTGTCGCAGAAGAGGAACCAGTCCCTGGAGGGGGAGCTGGACGAGCTGGGACCCCGGGGacggcagctgcagcccagcgcGGTGGAGTCGAGTGGGTGCCGGCTCCCGGGGGACGAGGGCGGCGGGGATGGAGCCAGGTGCCCCCTGCCTCGCTGAGCCCACCTCTTGCCGTTGCCCAGATAACCTCCTCTCGCCCACCCACCTGGACTGGGACATGCTGGTGGAACCCTCCTACCTCTTCAGCGCCTCGCCGGTGCCCGAGCCAGGGGCGCCCAGCCCGGGCGACGCCAGCCTGCCCCTGCGCTGCCAGGTGGTGATCCACGCACTGCGTGCCGGCGAGCCTGTGTCCTGGGAAGTGACGGCCTCGCTGGAGCCGCTGCTGCAGACCCGGGAGGGGCCGCGGGGGGAGGACCCCCTGCCACGGGCGGGCAAGGCTGGGGAGAAGCCCCTGCACCGCTTGGCAGCACGCTCCGTCATCCGGGACAACGAGAACGCGGCGCAGCGGGAAGCCGAGCTGGAGCAGGGTGGGTGTcactgtgtgtgtcccccctatCCCAGTGCATCCTCCCCCCACCTCTAACTGCACCGCTCCGGGCAGGTTTCGCCCGCCGGTTTCGCCTGAAAGCCGTGCaaaccagcaaagcctgcaacgtGCCTTCCCTCTACACCCGCCTGGTGCCCGTGGACGCTGCCAcgcaggcagcgctgcccgccgcccccgaGGTGTGGGGCACAGGTAGGGCAGGGGGGGCCCGGCGCGCTGGCGAGGGGGTAGCGGAGGGACGGCGGGCTGAGGTGGCACTGTCCCTTGCAGCCGGCTCGGCCAGCCGGCCGCCAGCCGCCATGGCGGGGAGCCAGCACCACGGGAGTACCGTGGCGGGTCTGGGCCAGCGGCGGGACGCggaggagcaggatgaggcccctGTTGCCGCAGGTACCGATCCGGGGTCCCTGGGGACCCTCAGCTGGTGGGTGCTTGGGAGGAGCCATTGATCTCTGCCCCACGCtatggggggggacatgggggcagcATCACAGgtccaggccgggagggtcccagGAGCCCAGGGACCCTCAGGGCTTTGCTCTTTCGCAGAGCGAGACGAGACCCCCGGGTCTCCGGCCAGCGTCTCCTCTGCTACCTACGGCTGGGAGAAGCAGAACGGCTCCAACGGTGCGTCCCGGGGGATGGAGGGGCCGGATGGcagggggcaggggctgcccccacGAGCTGGACCCTCTGCTGCGCCCCACGCTGGGGAGCAGGATGCAGCACTGGGTGCATCATGGCCACCCCCATGCTCAGCTCTGCCCCCCGACCCTTGCAGGGCCGCCGACCAGCCCCTCCACCGCCTCGATGGGCTCCCAGAGATCCACGGAGAGCATCGCCGGCTCCAGGTgcggctgtggggcgggggggaggtgggggcccGCAAAAATGGCACGTTGCAGGGAAGGGGGGCAGTGCCACCCCTTGGGCAGTGGGGTTGCATGTCCCCTGATGGCTCCGGCAGCATGCCGGGGGGGGTTGGtgctgcagccccttccccgcaGGAGGCTGGGGTGCAGCGGCTCCTCAGGAatcgccccccccaccccggactGTTCGCCCGCAGGTTCAGCCTGGGCAGGCGCAGGGGGCCCAGCCTGGCGCTGCGCCCGCCCTGCCTCAGCCCCAACAGCGAGCACTCCAGCCACCGCGCCAGCCACGACTACCTCCCGCTGGTGagcacccaccccctccccatcccaccgggggggGCCTGCAGGCACTGCCCTGCCGGGTCAGAGCCCCCCAGCCCATGCCCCAGGGTCAAACCCCGTGGGTGCCAGCTCAGTCCCGCTGCAACCTTGAGCCGCCCTGGGGGCTGTTCCTGGcttttggggcaggggagggggggcactGGACAGTCCCAGTGCCCCAGGGAcgctcctgcagcccccaccgctgcatgctgggggctgtggtgggTCTGCACCCTTGCCTGCCCCCCCAGCTGCCCGACCCCCCCCATCGCAGGTGCAGCTGCAGCAAGCCCAGGGGCCGTTCCAGCTCACGGAGAGCTTCTCCGAGGTGGTGCAGATCCCCCTGGACCGCCTGTGCCGAGCCTCCCCCTACGCCTCCCACCGTGCCAGCCTCAGCCCCACGTCCCCAGGGGCCAGGAGCAGCCCCGAGGCTGGGCCCTGTGGCCAGGAGGGTGAGGAGCCCACTGCAGCCCCGCAGCCCAGCTCGCCCCCGTCCCGCAGCACATGCTCCGAGGTGCCCAGCGCAGCCGTGTGGGCGCAGGCCGACAGCGGGCACGGCTCTGAGTCTGACACCGGCCCCCACTCAGCCGCCCCCTCCGAGACCGGCGTGAGCTTGCAGGACGTGGGGCCGGAGGACCTGGAGAGCGCCAGCTGGGCCACAGCGGTGGCCCTGGCCTGGCTGGAGCATCGCTGCGCTGGCTTCTTCGAGGAGTGGGAGCTGGTGGCGGCCAAGGCAGACACGTGGCTGCAGGCGCAGCGGCTGCCCCAGGGGGTGGACATAGCCTGCCTCAAAGGGGCGGCCAGGCACTTGTTCCTGCTGCTTCGTCACTGGGACGAGAACATCAAGCTGAACATGCTGTGCTACAACCCCAACAacgtctgacggctgccggagggGACAATAAAGGTGCCTGGCTCCGCGCTGCCTGCATGGGTGTCTCTGTTACGGGCAGGGAGCCGTCGGCCCCATTCAGGCCCTGCTGGGGCTCCATAGCCTCAGAGAGGGGTGTGTGCGTGTCACCCCCTTCCCAGCCATCTCCCAGGGTAAGGATCAGCCAGGGGACTAGGAAAAGCCGTGCTGGAGGGATCCCTGGGGCGCATCAAGGCAATTCAAACCTTGAGGCAAAGCAGTTTTGCAGCTCCTCCGTCTTACGCTCACCCCCGAGGCTGcgcccctgccccgggcagcactctgtggggctgggaagggagctCCCACGgcccctggggctgctctgcctccccccaggTGGGGCAGGCCCAGGCACAGCCGTCCGAACACCATCATAGCACAAGGATGCTGGGGCCGGGGAAGGGCAGGCAAAGCCCCCTTTATTGGGGAAGTCCTGCCCACTGCGGGGTCCCCACGCTGCCCCCTTTGCACAGTTCCAGGGCTCACGGCCCTCCCGGGATGGCTGGGGACAGCCTGGGAGCCGGGTGGGGAAAGAGCGGGCAGAAGGAGCAGTCCCAGAGCCCAGTTCCCATCGTCCGGCCGGCCACGCTCTCACTGGGCCTTCTTGGAGATGGCTGCGGGCCTCCTGCTGGGCGGAGGGGTGTGCAGTGCCGGCGGGGCGGCTGTGCCGTACCAGAGCTGGAGCAGGACAAGTCCGTGGCAGATGTGCAGGGAAAGGGAGCTGCAGACCGTGGAGGGGTAGGTGTTCCAGCAGAGCTCGATtacacccagcagcagcaccctgcaGGGGGGAAAGCCAGGGGTCAGCACTGGGGGGAGGTCACACACCAGCCCCCCTTGCTCCCGGCACCCCCAGCATAGTTGTCCCCCCCGACAGCACATACTTGGGCATGTGGGCGAGCTTGGCGGTAGGGGTGCACCAGAGCAAGTAGGGCAGCGTGTGGAAATACCAGACGTAGAACTGGTAGTGCAGGGAGCGGCTGCAGCAGACGCCCAGGAAGTTGGAGGAGAAGAGGATGAAGACGATCTGTGCGCTGGCGTTAAGGGGACAAACGCGGCAGGGTGCAGGTGCGGCGccgcagcagctccccagccacacGGCACAACTCCTTCCCCCAGGACAGGCCGGTCCCAAGAGCGCAGCAGGACCAGGAGCCCGTGAATGTTGATCCCAACGTCTGCCCTTGCCCTGCCGTCTCCCCGCCTCcttgctgcccaccctcccaAAGGATATTGTTGACGGTCAAGGGAGGGGACGGGTGTTTCCTTTCGGTAGGATCCTTCAGCAGAGCCAGGATGCTCTCTTTGGACCTGAGGGGGGAGCACAAGCATCGATCTCAGCTGATGAAAGTCTTTCCCACCCCGACCTTCCCCTGTCAACCATGATGCCTGGGTAGCGCGGTCCCCCGAAACGGAACAGTAACTCCCCCCGACTCCTGCCTGCAACCCCAGAATTGCAGCACTGTGGGGGCAGGGGAGTAACGGACCTGTATCCGGCACCACAGGGGCTGATGGGGATCAGCCGATGGGGACCAGAACCCACAGGCAGCCCCGTGTCTCACCTGTGCCACCGGTGCAGCGCAAAGAGCCCCAGGCCCACCAGGTGAGTCAGGAGCAGTGCAGCATGGAAAGCCCGATTCTGGAAAACCTCTTCTGGGAGGAAGCGCCAGTTCACCGTCCATTTGAACTGGAACTGGCGGCCCAGGTCGAAGGAGCGGGTCAGGTACCCCACAGGGTTCACCAGCAGGAAGGGCAGCCCCAAAATCACCTGCCAGAGATACACCAGCACCGTCGCAGCGGCCATAAGCCAGGTCTCCATCACCCTTGCCACCTCCCAAGAACTCCGCCACCGCGTGGGGTGACGTGGACAGTCAGCCAAAGATGGGAGCCCCATCAATTACATTATTTATCAACCTCCAGCTTGCTGTGCGGGGCCAACTCAGATGCTGGTGCCCCTGCGTACACACCCAGAGGTCTCCAGCCCCCAGGACAgccaggcagggtgctgccatgcaGACAGGGCAGCCCCTACGTGCTGCTGATGGGGCTGCCAGCCTGCCCCTGTGGCTGGTGTGAGCAGGAACCCACCTGGAGCAGGGCACAGATGCAGAGCTTGGGGACGCAGCCCAGGAGACCGAACCGTTGCAGGAGCAGGAAGAGAAGTCCAGGTGCGAAGAGCAGGATGTTCATCTTCACAGACACGGCCAGGCTGAGCAGAAAGCGGCGTTACTGCTCTGGCTTCCTGCACAGGTGCCCAGGCAGCCTGCTCCCTGGGGCTGAGCTCGCTCCCCCACACACCACACCACAGAAAGCAGCC contains these protein-coding regions:
- the ALG3 gene encoding dol-P-Man:Man(5)GlcNAc(2)-PP-Dol alpha-1,3-mannosyltransferase, which encodes GFRFPPSRRPERSGRKRGAGAGRGGAAAMAAGLRRAWRQRRAALMEPGYTPLVAACLCLAEGGVNLWVIRRVPYTEIDWKAYMQEVEGFANGTLDYTQLKGDTGPLVYPAGFVYLFLGLYYATGRGTNIRLAQYLFAGLYLLNLLLVFRIYCRTNKVPPYVFFFMCCASYRIHSIFVLRLFNDPVAMAILFLAINLFLEERWSWGCLLFSLAVSVKMNILLFAPGLLFLLLQRFGLLGCVPKLCICALLQVILGLPFLLVNPVGYLTRSFDLGRQFQFKWTVNWRFLPEEVFQNRAFHAALLLTHLVGLGLFALHRWHRSKESILALLKDPTERKHPSPPLTVNKIVFILFSSNFLGVCCSRSLHYQFYVWYFHTLPYLLWCTPTAKLAHMPKVLLLGVIELCWNTYPSTVCSSLSLHICHGLVLLQLWYGTAAPPALHTPPPSRRPAAISKKAQ